In Anopheles arabiensis isolate DONGOLA chromosome 2, AaraD3, whole genome shotgun sequence, the genomic window AACCTACGCAGCCAAACCAACAACCCACCATAGACGAACATTGTGCTGCAACGTCTATAACAATACTTACATCAATCGCTTGCAAcaataccaacaacaacaacaatagtaACAATAGCAACTTCAACAACAGCTACTacaattaattcaattaaacaattaaacaacatcaatatcaacagcagcagcagtatgtgCAATGCCTGCCTTTCCGTCTACATCGACTGTTATGGTCCCGTCTACTATTGTTCCCTTTCCCAGTCATACGCAACATTCAACAACACTCAATATTTACTATCAAAACATCCCTCGCTCTATCTTCATCGGTGCAATCTACATACTTCCTTCTCTCgccaaaaaaccaaaatacGCTCAGTGCACTTGATGCAACGAACGATAGTATAGTGACGAGGTTGAACATGATCAAAACATGATCGTATGCTGCTTTTTGGAGACTTTAATCGAGCGGATATTTCTTGGATACACGACACAATACATCAGTATTTTCGTGCACAAGTTTCCCCTACATCCGTTGATGCGTTTTTCGACATTATTCGTTTTTATAACTTGCGTCAGCTCAGTGGCATTTTAAATAATCGGAATGTTCAATTAGACCTTATTTTCTACTACTCTCCTCATGATAACTACGCGTCTCACGTCAGTGTTCCTTCATTAGCGGCTTCTCCTCTCTTACCTGAAGATCAGCATCACCCAGCATTAGAATTGTGTACTTCTATTAATCACACATCCGTTAATCAGTTGTAGACTCATGTTAGGAGTAACACAGGGAACCTCTATTGCTCATATAATTTTAGAAAGTGTGATTTTCAAAAACTTAATAATTTGCTGTTAGATACCGATTGGTCACGTGTGCACTCGGCACCTTCGCTGGACGAAGCGGTCTCTATTTTCACATAGCTAGTGTCTTCAGCTTTCCCATTGTGCTGTCCTTTACGTAAAGCCCCTTCTTTTCCTCCCTGGTGCAATTCAATCCTTAAATCCATGAAACGTGATAAGCAGCGCTACTTACGCGACTATCGGGAATACCGTAATCCATACACTAAACGACTGTACAAATATGCAGCAACGGCGTATCGCATTTATAATCGGGCCTGTTATAAGTCCTACATTGATTTCTTGCAATACCGATTTACTTTTCACCCAATACAGTTCTAACTAATCGACCACTGCTGTGAATTGATAATTGATAATATAGATGCTCCAGACTTGCTTTCCCAACTTAGTTGGTATGTTCCTTCCAGGTGTTTAAGAAATCGGACTGCTCTTGCAATACCTTTCCGCAATACAGCGTTTGGCATTAACGACCCGTGGCTAATTTGTTTGCGTCAATTCAATGAACATTACCGTGattttaatttctaattttatgTTCCGGctctttgttattttattctaattatttattctttatttcttttcttttttctattttttattcttaatttcttttttgttttatatattttcttcttatccgctgcttgttttcctttcactgTGGATTTCCATTCTGTTACATCCTTTTCTATTTCCCcttagtttaattaaattacagTTAATTTAGTACCAATAGGGCCAACTAGGTTTTTAAGCAATTATATGTTCAACCCCTGAGGCAGACATATTGAAactaataaatgaaatgaaatgaaatcttCTCATCTCATCTCTTCGATTATCACCCTTCCCACTCCTCCTTCCGCTCTTGTTTGCCCCCCTTTTCCTTACTCCTTTCCCGcttctttcctttttattcGTGTTGCTTTTCAATAAGGCTAGCATGGTTTAGGATGTAAATGTAAACTATGTTCAACATTCGTGTGTCCACTTAGGACCTCCACTCGTGCTAATACGCCACTGGATGCGGGTCGAAGTTAACGGGTCGGAACCATCCGGATCATTTGGGAGGTGCGATTCCATTCCAAATCGCTGCTCCCACGAGTCGGAATGGTACCTTCCAAACTACCTGGCACTCCGCTGACCACATATCAGCGCTCCTTCGAACTACGTAGTCGATTACAGCCCGTGGCCGATAAGACCCCACAGCTCCCTGCCATCTGCGTACCAAGCCAATTGCCTCCCGTataaattttcttcttcttttttgatgTAACGAACAATGCTGTGGACCGAGCTGGAACGGCTTCTTAACCTTACTAAAATCAAGCTATAGGATAGTCGGTTCTTGCTATCGGGGAAATGGTCCGGATGGGAATCGATCTCGTATGGCCTCGTAGGAACCGGTCTCGTTGTGATGATCGACTGCGTCAAATGAGTCGCTACGCATGTTGAATAGAGCAGCAGAATTATGATTAAAATGCATTCCGCCTTTTGGTTTAAAGGGTATACAATATGCGGCATTTAATTGTTGCTCGTCCTCATAAAAAGTTTGCCACCATGTGTCCCAAATCTACACACATCATAATACTGTGTTTGAGGTTGTGCTAATCACAAGACGCTTTCCGTACAGCGTGGCACATAAACTGACACGAATTTGTACAGCATTTGGTGTGCCAGAGTCATTGCTTCTAACAATTTACCCTTTAACTAACTAACGGATCACGAGGATGATGATCGTTCACAGCCAATGTCACACATAGGAAAAACAATgagaaagaaaactccctcacgtgcgagaaagagcagcaacaaccaaacaGTAGAGGCGATGAGATTGTGACAATACGACGGGACAACATCGCCTGTGAGCGAGAGTGAAACCGAAGTCAGAACCATACACTTCCCATCCATAATTTGTGACTATAATTTGGGTGCGTGTCTTCGCTCCATACAAATTGCCAAAAAATATTTTCGCTACGTCGTAAATCGCGGCGAAAACCGCCTTTTGCGGACAGGGAAATCTTTtgcaaacgattttttttattagttacGAGTAATTTATTAGTAATTTATTAGTTAACTAGGAGTAACTCTATGTGATTTTTAGTCATAATTCTAGCTATGGGAATCACGTTCTGTGTTGTAGAAGACGTCTACGTGTCTATCCATACATAAACCGGTCTGCCCCTTCCCGGCAGTATTAAATGTAGTTTAAAaagtattaaattaaaaaaaacaacattttggacACATATGGGTAcaaacgaataaataaataaagaaaatatataGTTCATAGCATAGTACCAGAGTCAATAAGTGCGATACCTCAGTTACGGTTTATTTGCGGGTTAAAAAGGCAAGTTCAACGCATGCGTTGACTGACTAATAAAAGAAACGTAGAAATCTACGGTTGTAGACTTACCTCActgtattattattaatattaattatacATTTCATTACCTACCGTACGTAATAACGCATCGTATAATCACTATACAGCTTGGCCTGAATCGCTTTGCGTAGGATATGTAGTACATCGCTGTAATACAGGTCATTATATGTTGTAGCTCGATTCGAATCGTTCCTCGAAAGCTGGATTCCGAAacttaaaatgtttaaatgtgttttattgattgTTATGAACATaaacgctttttttctttctcatgCAAGAAACAGATGGTGTGGAATCAAAAGTAAAGAtatttgtatcttttttttcaattcgcAACTAAAATTGACGGTCTTAGCAAAAAGCGCACCGGGGTGTGTAATGGATGTAAAATTGCGCTAACAAAATTAATCACACAATTCAATTCGTTATCATCTACCTTTTGTTGCCCCATAAAATTGACTGCTGGCAGCTTATCAAAGGAGCGCAAAACAAATAACCATAAAATGTCACTGAGCAAACCCAAAAACACCTAAATAATACATTACGTTCAGCTACAAGCTACTACGGGAGGGCATGGAATGTGTATGTTAACTTGTTTCTGCTACGTTGAAGCCGGCGAAGATAAAAATCGTTCCCTCTATTGCGATGTAAGCCGACACAGAATGAAGAatattgctctctctctttctttctttctctctccctttctctttctttctttctctctccctttctctttctctctctctatctctccctctctctcttcctctctctctccctctctctctctctctctctctctctctctctctctctgtgtctcgCTTTTTTACTGTgaccttgttttttttctgctgtaaCGAAAACGACGAACACATTGCTTCCGGTGATGGGACGAAAGTGATCACGACTGATCGTGCATCATATGCAGCCCGACCGTTGCATCACTTCCGCCGCTGTGAAGCGGTGGAGCAGTTTACTAGTTGTATGGgttttgttgagttttttgtttgttttgttttgccattatTGCCATGCTTGCTAGACGGGATCATTGAACGGGGCGCGTCATGTGTGTGCCTTTACAGCTTTGCTTTCAGACTGGTGGGTTCGTTGGTGTCCTGCAGCTGGGCCGGGATGAGATTGCCAGCGGCAAAGATGTTGTTTGGATCCAGCTCCCGCTTGGTTGCCTTGTACAGCTGCACACCGACATCGGAGACGCTCTGCGGGTACCAGCGCGATCGTATCTTGCCCACACCGTGATGGTGCGAGATGGAACCACCGGAGGCGAGGATTTCATCGCGCGCCTTGTTTTCGATTTCCTCGTAAATGGTGACGGGGTTCGAGAAGCCGGCATGGTTAAAGCCGAAGTAAAAGTACACGCACGCGCCAGCATCGTACGTTTGCGTTACCCGGCAGGAGATGAGGTAGTGTTGGATGTTATGTTTGGCACATTCCTGCAACGAACAAGGGGGTGGAGACGTGTAAacaatggagacgcatggttgCTAACACGTTAGGATAATTTAACGATTCGAGTGATTACGAACGGGAATTAGAGAGAATGCTGTACAAATAAAGTGTACATTGTAAACAGACTAAAGATCTTTGATGGTACAGCGGGCAGGTTCTCATTGGGTCAGATGAGTATCGTTGACAATGCCCAAGTACTGACCTTTTTCCCTTATTTAAGTTTCaaccaacaaaacattcaTTCACTAATGTAGCTTCTAGCTTCAGTGGTTCAGCTCGAAACAAATCAAGCAGTGTAAACATTATCTAAACACGGCGGTAATTAGCGGATATTTGATTGTAGCACCTACATCCCAAGTGGATTGCCACTTATTACTGTAATGTTACGTCATGTGCACCGAAGCTGAAACACCGGTCCAACCTTTTTGCTCTCACCACCTCCTAGGTTGTTGTAAAGATTGTCTATCTGTTAAACAGCACACTCCAACAGTGACATTGAATTGGTTCATACCTTGCGAACGCAGCTTTTGACGTTGGTACAGAGAGCTTCGCAGCGATCCCACGATACGGAGGTTTCGAACGATTCCGCCACAATGCTGTAATCCAGGGCCAGGTCCTGTAAATATCCGGAGAGATGCAATGGCAAAGGGGcatattattagtattattattagattgtttattttttcgtttgtcCAGCGCGAACACCATGTGTCCATGTGTTCATTGCGTATACGTGTTTGATTTGCAATGCCGTCgatgaaattaaacaaaccgCTGCATGGGTAAAGAGCACTTGACAAGCACTTCACGATGCACGCTAGTCAAATAGATTCTAATTGCGCGGTCGACCCTATTGTGCACCTCACTGATGCCCCTAACTCACCCTGATGTACGCGATGACGAAGGTAAGAATGTAGCCCTTCTCACCGTTGCTGCTACCGGCCGAGAACCCACCGTACCGTTTGGCGATGGCGAAAATCTTTGCCTCGTGCTGCTTCACCTGCGCGTCGTGCCCTTCGAACAGCAGTGTCGCGATCGCGATACGATCGAGCTGCAACCGCTTCCACCGCGTTAGGTACACCTTTTTCAGCTTCTCGCCCACCGTCGCCAGCGGGCCGCCCGGTATTTTGAGCGCCTGGCCAAACACGAACTGCTCGTTGTCGATGAGCCGTATGCTGGCCGGCTGCAGCCGCTCGCGGGCCACCTCGCGCAAACACCGGATGCCGGACCCGAAGTCGGGAAAGACGAGCGAACCGTACCGCTTGACCTGGGGCAGGGGCCGTATCTTGATGACCACTTCCGTAATCACACCGAGCGTACCTTCCGAGCCGAGCACGAGATGGTTAAAGTCGGGCCCGCAGGATACCCGCGGCACGGCCAAACTTCGCTCCAGCACACCCTTGCTGGTCACCATCTTGACGCGCACCAGCAGATCCTCGATGTTGCCGTACACGTTCTTCTTCATGCCGGAAGCACGTGTGGCCACCCAACCGCCAAGCGTGGAAAACTCGTAGCTGTCCGGCTCGTGCCCGACGGTGAACCCAAGCTGGCGCAACTCACGCTCCAGGTCCTGGCCGACGATTCCCGCCTCGAAGCAGGCGACCAGATTCTGGCGATCGATCCACAGCATCCGATTCATCTGCGACGTGTCGAGGGCCGCTATCGGGCGCGTTTCACCCTCCGGACAGGTGACCGAGCCGGACACTGACGTACCGCCACCGTACGGTATCAGCACCACGTTGCGCTTGTTGGCGGACTGCACGATCTGCTCCACTTGCTCGTGGGAGGTGGGAAACAGGACCACGTCCGGGATGCGCTTGAACGTACCGGTGCGCATCATGTGCACGTCGTGTAGCGTTTGTCCATGGCACCGGATCAACCGATCTTCACCGTTCTGCGTGCAGTCGATACCGTGGCCTCGTATGTCGGCCAGAAACTCGGGGCAGGGCACTGGGGCTGGGTACTCGTTCGGCACCGGGACACCTTCGCGCCGATCGGACAGATCCACGTTGAAGTTCTCGATCACGTAGTCGCGAAAGTGTGGCAGCGACACCTTTCCACCAATGGGATACCTTGAACGATAAGATTTGGGTTTTTAGCGAATCAATATGAGTTTGAGAAGGGTTTGGGCGCCTTTGGGAAGATGTCTTGCTCACCTATCGCCAGTGAATATGATCGTTCCATCCTGGTAGAGAAAACGCGAATCCTTGTAACCCCAGCCATTCCATTTGAGCAATTGCTGTCTATAAACGAAgggagaaagtaaaaaaaagtgttaaGGCCTGGATACATTGTCCATGATCCGCTAGTGTGATTTCGATTTTCTCTAGCGCATCTGGTTATGTTAATACTATAGGAAAAtctaaagaaataaaagtttTTCTATACAtgttaaaaatgaaagcttTATTCGGCTGGTCTGGTTAATTCAATTTGACC contains:
- the LOC120895413 gene encoding alkyldihydroxyacetonephosphate synthase, which translates into the protein MSSSSAERTPVAKGNEGTAASAAASMDPSVPKKIVSAIPKQRQQLLKWNGWGYKDSRFLYQDGTIIFTGDRYPIGGKVSLPHFRDYVIENFNVDLSDRREGVPVPNEYPAPVPCPEFLADIRGHGIDCTQNGEDRLIRCHGQTLHDVHMMRTGTFKRIPDVVLFPTSHEQVEQIVQSANKRNVVLIPYGGGTSVSGSVTCPEGETRPIAALDTSQMNRMLWIDRQNLVACFEAGIVGQDLERELRQLGFTVGHEPDSYEFSTLGGWVATRASGMKKNVYGNIEDLLVRVKMVTSKGVLERSLAVPRVSCGPDFNHLVLGSEGTLGVITEVVIKIRPLPQVKRYGSLVFPDFGSGIRCLREVARERLQPASIRLIDNEQFVFGQALKIPGGPLATVGEKLKKVYLTRWKRLQLDRIAIATLLFEGHDAQVKQHEAKIFAIAKRYGGFSAGSSNGEKGYILTFVIAYIRDLALDYSIVAESFETSVSWDRCEALCTNVKSCVRKECAKHNIQHYLISCRVTQTYDAGACVYFYFGFNHAGFSNPVTIYEEIENKARDEILASGGSISHHHGVGKIRSRWYPQSVSDVGVQLYKATKRELDPNNIFAAGNLIPAQLQDTNEPTSLKAKL